From Chryseobacterium gallinarum, one genomic window encodes:
- a CDS encoding RHS repeat-associated core domain-containing protein, with protein MKLFSSLMLSMCSVGAFSQTILYQAESTSRTVQDPQTVVMAQGFHAQSDVSNPFVAKIGPATENPGGGPTNSNAGSNNPSGTSAPTGKSFHDTQGNIEVTGTGQLQFTLPITLPPGVKNVAPQANLVYTSGTGNGIAGYGWNLSGITSISRIGKTIETHGEVKPVQIDYSDNYSFNGQRLILKSGEYGKDGAEYVTEKYSNLKIKSVGTYVVNGQDVGPAHFEVTFEDGSQAWYGAYQPGMRGNPTVTTPLEYNIVKWKDAQGNYITYNYASESSSGGFRTLNRVMRISSIGWGGNETLNKPHFNSIEFLYIDRDLKEQSFVQGLEHAQNKILSEIIVTSHLQPFKTYRLEYKKDNNGTNYQFLNKVTEYNSAGEAANPVSFEYENSVRGTDWIQSSSHSLESGLLGDFDGDGKIDALEYKDQPFRICGSIGGSGFNSVCNNPIDKPAGLYLAKKALDRPQGLAELTYVGSLAITKDEFKKALPISFKNPAGIMENQQGFAFYKIASDTKDIQLFVYSINQNNQLEHQYTKVLPKSVYDLTTPEIDPMQGGTSFKTTPLRLMELDLDGDGISELMMGFNDAVHTKVQRPQDPNSPISLPEFDETFQDRKRYIAINLDNAISATQSFSQMSFYPYDVDIFDTYKMGDFDGDGRTDFLRFDSGNRPFLVQFKKESNNLYSVIENGFYQNDERVKGVNQRAVIGDFNGDGKSDLLVPASNTTTDWYLYQSTGKTFLEEFKPNFALFRKDQLVNSNNDGTATVERTSHQAYDLDRDGKSDFVTFNYRKERVKLSGSQTIFNIYYYNTVDIKISAGEKKFNNDIRYAFNEGPLGDSSGFRDDPHTYLNERTKYDMQELLGNFKINQSVHQIILVSPSPIRGVSGDRVKRIDFYDVSKEARISSITQGGVKTDISYKELDPIASPNFYQAVKKEKYPYMELANVQQSYAVSQLQQEGKKQDFRYRGLLAHLQGRGTVGFRQIARSSWYADGFENTKVWNGTEIDPLNESLPIKEWSIRTTDETKVFPTDISENNSQLLSLKSTIYQVEKLINGQVTAVVSENDKSKAVTAIVPKKIRTKDFITNTVAENTITYGSYYLPSQNITNINNGYAITTSAFTYFHNPSGSGAAYYIGRPQEKTETKQAYNDTKSSKEEYTYENNSVKTKKTWNRDNTGWLLENYNYDSFGNITQKTTTNSIDSQSQTVSTQYDDKGRFVVKKTDNLGLVTDIVYNNWGQITKQTDPLGNILENEYDAWGKLLKSKTSLGGTTTYEYIKDDQYNAIVVQHEPHGNISKKYTNKFGQKYKASTKAFQQGQFLNIDIQYDLLGRKTSESEPYGEGTNAWQWNTIVYDDSVFPTKVTATAFTGKQMETSIVGGTTTEKELNGYGRTTSKTTDALGNVVSSTDKGGTITFSYNAAGEQIKTQYAENTVTIKYDSWGRKSEFNDPSNGLYKYEYNGFGQIKKIVSPKGTKEYTYNNLGQLISQKEISTTDGGQATNKLISFSYDDKGRLVSKTGTSKGKAYSSSTTYDQQGRILSSSESSNDKYFIQKGITYDDKARIISYEKQLFSSGVLTKVQIENVYNPWNGDLYLVKDKNSGKTLWELKEVNARGQVLKAQLGAAEINQTYEPDGTLSQVNHGSAVKKHILRLSYNFNAIKNELETRSTEGDFYIQESFDYDDNNRLINWTNPVTGVKTQNAVLNVYDVKGRILENDQVGKIKFDNSSKIYQPTGMTLNAAGTQNYNNDLIQNVVYNENNDPVFIDGMKGDVAFQYGLTAMRQRVTYGGNFNADGDGKFTKFYSEDGSFEIVKDNATGKEKHILYIGGTPYESDIIFVKNYTENNGSYKFLHKDYLGSILAISDEAGNKLEQRHFDAWGNMTHLQIGNGPIVTDINKIQETVNKGGLLLERGYTSHEHFMEVGIIHMNGRLYDPLLRRFLNADEHIQDPYNTQNYNKYGYVLNNPLMFNDPSGEFLQVLLPVLIKIAIGAAYGAIIGAGIGILTYTIKGLITKDWSGFGKAVLGGAIAGAISGGLNGLGAALFSPSSAILNNGTWELLSNITTQSMLDGKIDAITITSSMIGAFVGNKLPGWRALGGKGVWGWAKNVVGEILYNSTKYGITGAISGGFTAMFRGTNVWQGIKNGFENGAYNGAGQAAFMITVFGATYKPTDEQLQDVKAMSKELDISYKHVKWRNKGLYQLAQPFFAKLFTTNSRGYSISEFRREVTWGNNVATFGAEGALTHFTTFGHEFGHIFQVYEQGWTNFQVKGIWEQLFMKGDPYETFGTNECNATQMFKIYRISKDE; from the coding sequence ATGAAATTATTTTCATCATTGATGTTATCCATGTGTTCGGTAGGGGCTTTTTCGCAGACCATCCTCTACCAGGCAGAATCCACCTCCCGGACGGTTCAGGATCCGCAGACGGTGGTCATGGCACAGGGATTTCATGCCCAATCGGATGTTTCGAATCCGTTTGTGGCTAAAATAGGTCCTGCCACGGAGAATCCGGGTGGCGGGCCGACAAATTCAAATGCAGGGTCGAATAACCCTAGCGGGACTTCTGCACCTACGGGTAAAAGTTTCCATGATACTCAAGGAAATATAGAAGTTACGGGAACTGGGCAATTACAATTTACATTACCGATCACTTTACCTCCCGGAGTGAAAAACGTAGCTCCGCAGGCTAATCTTGTCTATACCAGTGGTACGGGAAATGGTATTGCAGGATATGGCTGGAACCTTTCAGGAATCACATCTATTTCAAGGATTGGTAAAACTATTGAAACGCATGGTGAGGTGAAGCCGGTACAAATAGATTATTCCGACAACTACAGTTTCAATGGCCAACGGTTAATATTAAAATCAGGCGAATATGGAAAAGATGGGGCTGAATATGTGACTGAAAAATATTCTAACCTCAAGATTAAATCTGTTGGCACCTATGTAGTCAATGGACAAGATGTCGGACCTGCCCATTTTGAAGTTACTTTTGAAGACGGATCCCAAGCCTGGTATGGCGCATACCAGCCAGGAATGAGGGGTAATCCTACTGTAACAACCCCTTTAGAATACAATATCGTAAAGTGGAAAGATGCACAGGGAAATTACATTACCTATAATTATGCTTCTGAATCATCTTCCGGAGGCTTCAGAACCTTAAATCGTGTCATGAGGATCTCTTCCATAGGATGGGGAGGAAATGAAACATTGAATAAACCGCATTTTAATTCAATCGAATTCTTATACATTGACCGGGACCTGAAAGAACAGTCTTTTGTACAAGGGCTTGAACATGCACAGAATAAAATTCTTTCAGAAATTATTGTAACCTCCCATTTACAACCTTTCAAAACTTACCGTCTTGAATATAAAAAAGATAATAACGGGACAAATTATCAGTTTCTGAATAAAGTCACTGAATATAATTCAGCAGGTGAAGCCGCCAATCCTGTCAGCTTTGAATATGAAAACTCGGTAAGAGGAACTGACTGGATACAATCTTCCAGTCATTCTTTGGAATCAGGATTATTGGGTGATTTTGATGGAGACGGTAAAATAGATGCCTTAGAATATAAGGATCAGCCTTTCAGAATCTGTGGAAGTATTGGAGGCAGCGGTTTCAATTCTGTATGTAACAATCCTATAGACAAACCAGCTGGTCTTTATCTGGCAAAGAAAGCCCTGGACCGTCCACAAGGATTGGCTGAACTTACCTACGTCGGATCTCTGGCTATTACAAAAGATGAGTTTAAGAAAGCTTTGCCCATTTCATTCAAAAACCCGGCAGGCATTATGGAAAACCAGCAGGGATTCGCTTTTTATAAAATTGCCAGTGATACAAAAGATATTCAATTATTTGTATATTCAATTAATCAGAATAATCAACTAGAGCATCAATACACCAAGGTTCTTCCTAAATCTGTTTATGATCTCACTACTCCGGAAATAGACCCTATGCAAGGTGGTACCAGTTTCAAAACCACCCCTTTGAGACTTATGGAACTGGATCTTGATGGAGATGGCATTTCTGAATTAATGATGGGGTTCAATGACGCCGTACATACCAAAGTTCAGAGACCCCAGGATCCTAATAGCCCAATAAGCTTGCCTGAATTTGATGAAACTTTTCAAGATAGGAAAAGATATATTGCAATCAACCTGGATAATGCAATAAGTGCTACGCAATCTTTCTCTCAAATGTCTTTTTATCCTTATGATGTGGATATATTTGACACCTACAAAATGGGAGATTTTGACGGAGATGGCAGAACTGATTTTTTAAGATTTGACAGTGGAAATCGTCCATTTCTCGTTCAGTTTAAGAAGGAATCGAATAACCTTTATTCTGTAATCGAAAATGGTTTTTATCAGAATGATGAAAGAGTTAAAGGAGTTAATCAAAGAGCTGTCATCGGAGATTTTAACGGAGACGGAAAGAGTGATTTATTGGTTCCTGCGTCCAATACTACGACAGACTGGTATTTATATCAGTCAACGGGTAAAACGTTTCTGGAGGAATTTAAACCTAATTTTGCTTTATTCCGTAAAGATCAGCTTGTTAATTCTAATAATGACGGTACTGCAACTGTTGAAAGAACAAGCCACCAGGCTTATGACCTTGACAGAGACGGTAAGAGTGACTTCGTTACTTTTAACTATAGAAAAGAAAGAGTTAAGCTTAGCGGTTCTCAAACTATTTTTAATATCTATTATTATAATACGGTTGATATTAAAATATCTGCGGGAGAAAAAAAATTCAACAATGATATTCGTTATGCATTCAATGAAGGTCCTTTAGGAGATAGTAGCGGTTTTAGGGATGATCCGCATACTTATCTTAATGAGAGAACCAAATATGATATGCAGGAGCTTTTAGGGAACTTTAAAATCAATCAGTCTGTTCATCAGATCATACTTGTCAGCCCAAGCCCAATCAGGGGAGTTTCAGGAGACAGGGTAAAGAGAATTGATTTTTATGATGTTTCTAAAGAAGCCCGTATCAGCTCCATTACTCAAGGCGGTGTAAAAACAGATATCAGCTATAAAGAGCTTGACCCTATTGCTTCACCGAACTTCTATCAGGCTGTAAAGAAGGAAAAATATCCTTATATGGAACTTGCAAATGTTCAGCAATCCTACGCTGTGTCGCAACTCCAGCAAGAGGGTAAAAAGCAGGATTTCCGTTATAGGGGACTATTAGCCCATCTACAGGGTCGTGGAACTGTTGGATTCCGTCAAATTGCCCGCTCATCATGGTATGCAGACGGCTTTGAAAACACTAAAGTATGGAACGGTACGGAAATAGATCCGCTGAACGAAAGTTTACCAATCAAGGAATGGTCTATCCGGACAACCGATGAAACAAAAGTTTTCCCAACTGACATTTCTGAAAACAATAGCCAGCTATTAAGCTTAAAATCTACCATCTATCAAGTTGAAAAATTAATAAATGGCCAGGTTACCGCTGTTGTTTCAGAGAATGATAAGTCCAAAGCGGTTACAGCAATTGTTCCTAAAAAAATCAGGACGAAAGATTTCATAACCAACACAGTTGCAGAGAATACAATTACTTATGGAAGTTATTATCTCCCGTCGCAAAATATTACTAATATCAATAATGGATATGCCATTACGACGTCAGCATTTACTTATTTCCATAATCCATCCGGATCAGGAGCAGCTTATTATATAGGCAGGCCGCAGGAAAAAACAGAAACCAAGCAGGCGTACAATGATACTAAGTCTTCCAAAGAAGAATACACGTATGAGAATAATTCAGTAAAAACAAAGAAAACCTGGAATAGGGATAATACAGGCTGGCTACTGGAAAACTACAATTATGACAGTTTTGGAAATATTACTCAGAAAACAACAACTAACAGTATAGATTCCCAGTCACAAACGGTAAGTACGCAATATGATGATAAGGGTAGGTTTGTTGTTAAAAAAACTGATAATTTAGGACTTGTCACTGATATTGTTTACAATAATTGGGGGCAGATTACCAAACAGACTGACCCTCTTGGCAATATCCTGGAAAATGAATATGATGCGTGGGGTAAATTGTTGAAATCAAAGACAAGCTTAGGTGGAACTACTACTTATGAATATATTAAAGATGATCAGTATAACGCTATAGTAGTACAGCATGAGCCTCATGGAAATATTTCAAAAAAATATACCAATAAGTTTGGACAAAAATACAAGGCATCTACAAAAGCCTTTCAGCAGGGACAATTCCTCAATATTGACATTCAATATGACCTATTAGGAAGAAAAACAAGTGAAAGTGAGCCTTATGGTGAAGGAACAAACGCATGGCAGTGGAATACTATAGTTTATGATGACTCCGTATTTCCAACCAAAGTTACCGCTACAGCGTTTACCGGCAAGCAAATGGAAACTTCAATTGTGGGTGGAACTACTACAGAGAAAGAGCTCAATGGTTATGGCAGAACAACTTCCAAAACTACCGATGCTTTAGGAAACGTAGTATCATCCACAGATAAAGGAGGTACTATTACATTCTCTTACAATGCTGCCGGAGAACAAATCAAGACGCAGTATGCTGAAAATACGGTAACCATCAAGTATGACTCATGGGGAAGAAAATCAGAATTCAATGATCCTTCAAATGGTCTTTATAAATATGAATATAATGGATTTGGCCAGATTAAGAAAATTGTAAGCCCTAAGGGTACTAAAGAATATACATATAATAATCTTGGGCAGCTTATTTCTCAAAAAGAGATTTCCACAACGGATGGTGGGCAGGCCACCAATAAGTTAATTTCTTTCAGCTATGATGATAAGGGAAGACTTGTTTCAAAAACCGGAACTTCTAAAGGAAAAGCATACAGTTCATCAACCACTTATGATCAGCAGGGAAGGATATTGTCCTCTTCTGAAAGCAGTAATGACAAGTACTTTATCCAAAAAGGAATTACCTATGATGACAAAGCAAGAATTATCTCTTACGAAAAACAATTATTCTCTTCGGGAGTATTGACTAAAGTTCAGATAGAAAATGTGTACAATCCCTGGAATGGAGATTTATATCTGGTAAAAGATAAAAACTCCGGAAAAACTCTTTGGGAACTGAAAGAGGTAAATGCAAGAGGCCAGGTTCTTAAAGCTCAGTTAGGAGCTGCTGAAATTAACCAAACCTATGAACCCGATGGTACCTTAAGCCAGGTAAACCATGGTTCAGCTGTTAAAAAACATATCTTACGACTGTCCTATAATTTCAATGCCATCAAGAATGAGCTGGAAACCAGGTCTACCGAAGGCGATTTCTACATTCAGGAATCATTTGATTATGATGATAACAACAGGTTGATCAATTGGACCAACCCGGTGACAGGGGTTAAAACCCAAAATGCTGTTCTTAATGTTTATGATGTAAAGGGTAGAATCCTAGAAAATGATCAGGTAGGAAAAATTAAGTTTGATAATTCTTCTAAAATCTATCAGCCTACAGGGATGACTCTTAATGCGGCAGGGACACAGAATTATAACAATGATTTAATCCAAAATGTTGTTTATAATGAAAATAACGATCCTGTATTTATTGATGGCATGAAAGGAGATGTCGCTTTCCAATACGGATTGACAGCAATGAGACAAAGAGTTACCTATGGAGGTAATTTTAATGCAGATGGAGATGGTAAATTCACTAAATTCTATAGTGAGGACGGAAGCTTTGAAATTGTAAAAGATAATGCTACAGGAAAAGAAAAGCATATTCTTTATATTGGTGGAACTCCTTATGAAAGTGATATTATTTTTGTCAAGAACTATACGGAGAATAATGGTTCTTATAAATTCTTGCATAAAGATTATTTAGGAAGTATCTTAGCCATCAGTGATGAAGCGGGAAATAAACTGGAACAAAGACATTTTGATGCATGGGGGAATATGACCCATCTTCAAATAGGTAACGGACCAATTGTAACGGATATCAACAAAATTCAGGAAACAGTAAATAAAGGAGGATTACTGCTGGAAAGAGGCTATACTTCTCATGAGCACTTCATGGAAGTAGGAATCATCCATATGAACGGAAGGCTATATGACCCTTTATTAAGAAGATTCTTAAATGCTGATGAGCATATCCAGGATCCTTATAATACCCAAAACTATAATAAGTACGGCTATGTTCTGAACAATCCTTTGATGTTTAATGACCCTAGTGGGGAATTCCTGCAGGTCTTGCTACCTGTTCTCATCAAAATTGCTATAGGGGCAGCCTACGGAGCTATCATAGGGGCAGGTATTGGTATTTTAACATACACTATCAAAGGCTTAATTACCAAAGATTGGAGCGGTTTTGGCAAAGCAGTATTGGGAGGAGCTATTGCGGGTGCAATTTCCGGAGGATTAAACGGCCTGGGTGCCGCTTTATTCAGTCCTAGTAGTGCTATTCTTAACAACGGAACATGGGAACTTCTTTCTAACATCACTACTCAGTCTATGCTGGACGGAAAAATTGATGCAATAACCATTACTTCTTCAATGATTGGGGCATTTGTTGGAAATAAACTACCGGGATGGAGAGCTTTAGGCGGAAAAGGTGTTTGGGGCTGGGCTAAAAATGTAGTAGGAGAAATCCTGTACAACTCAACTAAATATGGAATTACAGGTGCTATTTCAGGTGGCTTTACAGCCATGTTCCGAGGAACAAATGTATGGCAGGGAATTAAAAATGGCTTTGAAAACGGAGCCTATAACGGAGCGGGCCAGGCAGCATTCATGATTACTGTTTTTGGTGCAACCTATAAACCAACTGATGAGCAGCTTCAAGATGTGAAAGCCATGTCTAAGGAGTTAGATATTTCATATAAACATGTAAAATGGAGAAATAAAGGTTTATACCAACTGGCACAACCTTTCTTTGCAAAATTATTTACTACCAACAGCAGAGGTTATTCTATAAGTGAATTTAGAAGAGAAGTTACCTGGGGAAATAATGTAGCTACTTTTGGCGCCGAGGGAGCACTCACTCATTTCACTACATTTGGGCATGAATTTGGCCATATATTCCAGGTGTATGAACAAGGCTGGACAAATTTCCAGGTAAAAGGAATATGGGAACAACTCTTTATGAAAGGTGATCCGTATGAAACCTTTGGCACTAACGAATGTAATGCTACACAAATGTTTAAAATATATAGAATATCTAAAGATGAATAA
- a CDS encoding DUF6660 family protein has translation MNLLRWILAIYFMALSLMPCEDVSRPLDSNGNKISSSIQGAHSTEKGDVCSPLCACSCCQITASAFKMDPLLEVPEQIQAYFSKKILFQKNDFAYQVYDPIWQPPKI, from the coding sequence ATGAACCTGTTAAGATGGATACTGGCAATTTATTTCATGGCGTTATCTTTGATGCCATGTGAAGATGTGTCCCGTCCATTGGATTCTAACGGTAATAAAATATCTTCATCTATCCAAGGAGCTCACTCTACAGAAAAGGGAGATGTTTGTTCACCACTTTGTGCCTGCAGCTGTTGCCAGATTACGGCTTCAGCTTTTAAAATGGATCCTTTGTTAGAAGTTCCCGAGCAGATTCAGGCTTATTTCTCTAAGAAAATCTTATTTCAGAAAAACGACTTTGCCTATCAGGTGTATGACCCTATCTGGCAACCTCCTAAGATTTAA